A stretch of the Pseudomonadota bacterium genome encodes the following:
- a CDS encoding VOC family protein, whose amino-acid sequence MPTVSTQDTITLAVSVTDRARTAAWFTQHFGFKEVFSIEEAGWTELATNTPGVTLGFGDAESVTPSSTVPVFGVADCDAARSALEAEGVRFDGETLVIPDMVKLATFFDPDGNPFMLAQTLSA is encoded by the coding sequence ATGCCCACCGTCTCGACGCAGGACACGATCACCCTCGCCGTGTCCGTCACGGACCGCGCGCGCACCGCGGCCTGGTTCACGCAGCATTTCGGCTTCAAAGAAGTGTTTTCGATCGAGGAGGCCGGCTGGACCGAACTTGCGACCAACACACCGGGCGTCACCCTCGGCTTCGGCGACGCCGAGTCGGTGACGCCGAGCAGCACCGTGCCGGTGTTCGGTGTCGCCGACTGCGACGCGGCCCGCAGCGCGCTCGAGGCCGAGGGCGTGCGCTTCGACGGCGAGACCCTCGTGATCCCGGACATGGTCAAGCTCGCGACCTTTTTCGACCCCGACGGCAACCCCTTCATGCTGGCCCAGACGCTGTCGGCGTAG
- a CDS encoding LacI family transcriptional regulator: MAKSPTLVDAPLRQKRPTLKTVAAASGLAVTTVSRALNDGDDIALKTRERVKRIAAELGYVPDRAGRGLRTGRSHVLALVLAPHARVSGYTASIIAGLSDVCRAQGYELAITPEEADTDPLSTVRSIVENRRADGVIVSRIQPQDIRVRYLLESGFPFVTHGRTELASAHAYVDFDNQAFTESGARRLAERGRTRLALIGAPADLTYGAHMTMGFLRGVAQAGVDAVELPQALSIETPLPVMRAVLAEVFAGEARPDGVVCGGDLPTLAVLAAIRDSGLTPGVDVEVFAKQTSDVLDHTHPAIDTCVENIQHTGRELAELLLKAVAGVEVPAELATLIAPEYRLRTEKP; encoded by the coding sequence ATGGCCAAATCACCCACCCTCGTCGACGCCCCGCTGCGGCAGAAGCGGCCCACGCTGAAAACCGTGGCGGCCGCGAGCGGGCTCGCGGTGACCACCGTGTCGCGCGCGCTCAACGACGGCGACGACATCGCCCTGAAAACCCGCGAGCGCGTGAAGCGCATCGCCGCCGAACTCGGCTACGTGCCCGACCGCGCCGGTCGTGGGCTGCGCACCGGTCGCAGCCATGTGCTCGCCCTTGTGCTTGCGCCGCACGCGCGCGTCTCGGGCTACACCGCGTCGATCATTGCGGGTCTGAGCGATGTGTGCCGGGCGCAGGGCTACGAGCTGGCCATCACACCGGAGGAGGCCGACACCGACCCGCTGAGCACGGTCCGCTCCATCGTCGAAAACCGACGGGCTGACGGCGTCATCGTGTCGCGCATTCAGCCGCAGGACATCCGGGTACGCTACCTGCTGGAGTCGGGCTTTCCATTTGTCACGCACGGGCGTACCGAGCTGGCCTCGGCGCACGCCTACGTCGACTTCGACAACCAGGCGTTCACCGAGAGCGGCGCGCGGCGCCTCGCCGAGCGGGGTCGCACGCGACTGGCGCTGATCGGCGCGCCGGCGGACCTCACCTACGGCGCACACATGACCATGGGGTTCCTGCGTGGCGTGGCGCAGGCTGGCGTCGACGCGGTCGAGTTGCCCCAGGCGTTGTCTATCGAGACGCCCTTGCCGGTGATGCGCGCCGTGCTCGCGGAGGTCTTTGCCGGTGAGGCGCGGCCCGACGGGGTGGTGTGCGGGGGTGATCTGCCGACGCTCGCCGTGCTCGCAGCCATCCGCGATAGCGGCCTGACGCCCGGCGTCGACGTCGAGGTGTTCGCCAAACAGACGTCCGATGTGCTCGATCACACGCACCCGGCGATCGACACCTGCGTCGAAAACATCCAACACACCGGGCGCGAGCTGGCCGAGCTGCTGCTCAAGGCCGTGGCGGGCGTCGAGGTGCCCGCCGAGCTTGCGACCCTCATCGCGCCGGAGTACCGGTTGCGCACCGAGAAACCCTGA
- a CDS encoding formylglycine-generating enzyme family protein: MNGDRCCTPDAARGPSEHEPSTRVPTDTPPSPAADATPQIAVCAIPGGNAIVGTHHPVIQLDEEGPRRKKKVAAFHMMQTAVTNALFAAFVDDTGYRTEAERYGWSYVFHHQVAGAVADTLGAQEAAWWRRVDGASWRAINGPGTEAQCLPDHPVVHVSWHDAQAFADWAGGRLPTEAEWEHAARGGHGDIPFPWGHREPDDNEFQPCNIWQGDFPMHNTALDGYTATAPARSYEPNGYGLYNMCGNVWEWIAEPLVLRSLSKKKRDLANKPKGSKLLKGGSFLCHKSYCFRYRIAARTGTTPETSTAHQGFRLVFS, encoded by the coding sequence ATGAACGGAGACCGCTGCTGCACCCCCGACGCCGCCCGCGGTCCGTCAGAGCACGAACCGTCCACCCGCGTCCCAACCGACACACCCCCGTCGCCGGCCGCTGACGCGACACCGCAAATTGCGGTGTGCGCGATTCCCGGTGGCAACGCTATCGTCGGCACGCACCACCCGGTGATCCAGCTCGACGAAGAGGGCCCGCGCCGCAAGAAGAAGGTCGCGGCCTTTCACATGATGCAGACCGCCGTGACCAACGCGCTGTTCGCCGCCTTCGTGGACGACACCGGTTACCGCACCGAAGCCGAACGCTACGGCTGGTCGTACGTGTTTCACCACCAGGTGGCCGGCGCCGTGGCGGATACGCTGGGCGCCCAGGAAGCCGCCTGGTGGCGACGCGTCGACGGCGCGAGTTGGCGCGCGATCAACGGCCCGGGCACCGAGGCGCAGTGCCTGCCGGACCACCCTGTCGTACACGTGAGCTGGCACGACGCGCAGGCCTTTGCCGACTGGGCGGGCGGGCGCTTGCCCACCGAAGCCGAGTGGGAGCACGCGGCGCGCGGTGGCCACGGCGACATCCCCTTCCCCTGGGGCCACCGCGAGCCGGACGACAACGAGTTTCAGCCTTGCAATATCTGGCAAGGCGATTTCCCGATGCACAACACGGCCCTCGACGGCTACACCGCCACTGCGCCGGCCCGCTCGTACGAGCCGAACGGCTACGGCCTCTACAACATGTGCGGCAACGTCTGGGAGTGGATCGCCGAACCGCTCGTGCTGCGCTCGCTGTCGAAGAAAAAGCGCGACCTCGCCAACAAACCCAAGGGCAGCAAACTGCTCAAGGGCGGCTCGTTTTTGTGCCACAAGAGCTACTGCTTCCGCTACCGCATCGCGGCGCGCACCGGCACCACCCCGGAGACCAGCACGGCCCACCAGGGCTTTCGGCTCGTCTTCTCCTGA
- a CDS encoding Lrp/AsnC family transcriptional regulator, with amino-acid sequence MSLDDTDRALLTALQRDARLTNQQLGDSLHLSGSQAGRRRQALEADGVVQGYRAHVDAARAGLSVQAFVQVVLTSHDRAHAADFLSHCHASREVVSVWALTGDADYLLRVYCADLGRFNAVLQNDLLQHPAVARVHSQIVLDQVKDDAALPI; translated from the coding sequence GTGAGCCTCGACGACACCGACCGGGCGCTGCTGACCGCCCTGCAGCGCGATGCCCGGCTGACCAACCAGCAGCTCGGCGACAGCCTGCACCTGTCCGGCTCGCAGGCCGGCCGGCGACGCCAGGCACTCGAAGCGGACGGGGTGGTGCAGGGCTACCGCGCGCACGTCGACGCGGCGCGCGCGGGCTTGAGCGTGCAGGCCTTTGTCCAGGTGGTGCTCACGAGCCACGACCGTGCACACGCCGCGGACTTTCTCAGCCACTGCCATGCGTCGCGCGAGGTGGTGTCGGTCTGGGCCTTGACCGGCGACGCGGACTACCTGTTGCGGGTGTACTGCGCCGACCTCGGCCGCTTCAACGCCGTGCTGCAGAATGACCTGTTGCAACACCCGGCCGTCGCGCGCGTGCACAGCCAGATCGTGCTCGACCAGGTCAAGGACGACGCCGCGCTGCCCATCTAG
- a CDS encoding OsmC domain/YcaO domain-containing protein produces the protein MEITVNFLDNLRLEAKFDDFTVVADQPIRYKGDGSAPSPFDYFLASSALCAAYFIRVYCLARDLPTDDIRVSQNNIVDPENRYNQIFQIDVALPDTLSEKDRQGILRAVDRCTVKKVVQAAPDFRIEATDPHAADAQALLVSQDDDGTRTRIPGKDAALEDTIARLTDTLAALGMKIEVSSWRNILPNVWSLNIRDAASPMCFTNGKGATRNSALCSALGEFIERLSCNFFYNDQYFGPELAGAEFVHYPEERWFPLEADDALPEGILDAHCRAVFDPDGELRGSHLVDTNSGRADRGICCIPYRRRSDGETVYVPSNLIENLFLSNGMSAGNTLAEAQVQGLSEIFERAVKREIIENELALPDVPEAVLTRYPDVLAGIAALEAQGFPVLVKDASLGGRFPVMCVTLLNPRTGGVFASFGAHPQFGVALERSLTELLQGRSFEGLNDVPRPTFNSQAVREPENFVEHFIDSTGVVSWRFFSATADHPFCEWNFAGSTEDECTQLFEVLDGLGKDAYVAVFDHLGVPACRILVPGYSEVYPVEDLIWDNTNKAIAFREPILGLHRLDDDDLRDLVASLEDSELDGYSDIRTLIGVEFDENTVWGQLTIFELGLLIHLALGDADAAIESLEALLQYNDNTIDRNRFFHALHAVLTVTLDAELALDDYRDNFSRLYGEQTVAAAVGSVSGEVRFYGLSETDMALAGLDRHLRLLESYRKLHGFRRTRATTR, from the coding sequence ATGGAAATCACCGTCAACTTCCTCGACAACCTTCGGCTCGAGGCGAAATTCGACGACTTCACCGTGGTGGCCGATCAGCCCATCCGCTACAAGGGCGACGGGTCGGCGCCGAGCCCCTTTGACTACTTTCTCGCGTCGTCGGCGTTGTGTGCGGCCTACTTCATCCGCGTCTACTGCCTCGCACGCGACCTGCCGACCGACGACATCCGGGTGTCGCAGAACAACATCGTCGACCCCGAGAACCGCTACAACCAGATCTTTCAGATCGACGTTGCGCTGCCGGACACCCTGTCAGAGAAAGACCGCCAGGGCATCTTGCGCGCGGTGGACCGCTGCACGGTCAAGAAAGTGGTGCAGGCGGCCCCCGATTTCCGCATCGAGGCGACCGACCCCCACGCGGCCGACGCGCAGGCACTGCTGGTGTCGCAGGACGACGACGGCACCCGCACGCGCATCCCCGGCAAGGACGCCGCCCTCGAGGACACCATCGCGCGCCTGACCGACACGCTCGCGGCGCTCGGCATGAAGATCGAAGTGTCGTCCTGGCGCAACATCTTGCCCAACGTGTGGTCGCTCAACATCCGCGATGCGGCGTCGCCCATGTGCTTCACCAACGGCAAGGGCGCGACACGGAACAGTGCACTGTGCTCGGCCCTCGGGGAATTCATCGAGCGCCTGAGCTGCAATTTCTTCTACAACGATCAGTATTTCGGGCCGGAACTCGCCGGGGCCGAGTTCGTGCACTACCCGGAGGAGCGCTGGTTTCCGCTCGAGGCCGACGACGCGCTGCCCGAAGGCATCCTCGACGCACACTGCCGTGCGGTGTTCGACCCCGACGGGGAGCTGCGCGGCTCTCACCTTGTCGACACCAACAGTGGCCGTGCGGACCGGGGCATCTGTTGCATTCCCTACCGGCGACGCTCGGACGGTGAGACCGTCTACGTGCCGAGCAACCTGATCGAGAACCTGTTCCTCAGCAACGGCATGAGTGCCGGCAACACGCTCGCCGAGGCACAGGTGCAGGGCCTGTCGGAGATATTCGAGCGTGCGGTCAAGCGCGAGATCATCGAAAACGAACTCGCCTTGCCCGACGTGCCCGAGGCGGTGCTCACCCGCTATCCCGATGTGCTCGCAGGCATCGCGGCACTCGAGGCGCAGGGCTTTCCCGTGCTGGTCAAGGACGCGTCGCTCGGTGGCCGCTTCCCGGTGATGTGTGTGACGCTCCTGAACCCGCGCACCGGTGGCGTGTTCGCGTCCTTCGGCGCGCACCCGCAGTTCGGCGTGGCGCTGGAACGCAGCTTGACCGAACTGTTGCAAGGGCGCAGTTTCGAGGGGCTCAACGACGTGCCGCGGCCGACCTTCAACAGCCAGGCGGTGCGTGAGCCCGAGAACTTCGTCGAGCACTTCATCGATTCGACCGGCGTCGTGTCCTGGCGTTTCTTCAGTGCAACCGCCGACCACCCGTTCTGCGAGTGGAATTTTGCTGGTTCGACGGAAGACGAATGCACGCAGCTGTTCGAGGTGCTCGATGGCCTCGGCAAGGATGCCTACGTCGCGGTGTTCGACCACCTCGGTGTGCCGGCCTGCCGCATCCTGGTGCCCGGCTATTCGGAGGTGTACCCCGTCGAGGACCTGATCTGGGACAACACCAACAAGGCGATCGCGTTTCGCGAGCCGATCCTCGGCCTGCACCGCCTGGATGACGACGACTTGCGCGACCTGGTGGCGTCACTCGAAGACAGCGAGCTCGACGGGTACAGCGACATCCGCACCCTGATCGGTGTCGAGTTCGACGAGAACACCGTCTGGGGACAGTTGACGATCTTCGAGCTGGGTCTGTTGATCCACCTGGCGCTCGGCGACGCCGACGCCGCGATCGAATCGCTCGAGGCGCTGCTGCAGTACAACGACAACACGATCGATCGAAACCGCTTTTTCCACGCGCTGCACGCGGTGCTGACCGTGACGCTCGACGCGGAGCTTGCGCTCGACGACTACCGCGACAATTTCAGCCGCCTCTACGGCGAGCAGACGGTCGCGGCCGCCGTGGGGTCGGTCTCGGGCGAGGTGCGGTTTTACGGTTTGAGTGAAACCGACATGGCGCTCGCGGGCCTCGACCGCCACTTGCGCCTGCTCGAGAGCTACCGCAAGTTGCACGGCTTCCGACGCACGCGTGCGACAACGCGTTGA
- a CDS encoding sugar ABC transporter permease has protein sequence MRERLQGWMPKLVLAPSFALILFFVYGFILYTGYLSVSDSKMLPSYGFVGLENYEKLWKLRHWKGSLSNLAVFGTLYILICSVLGLLLAILLDQKIRAEGVLRPIYLYPMALSFIVTGTAWKWFLDPGIGLEHTLQQWGWESFEFKWIKSRTHAIYTVVIAAVWQSSGFVMAMFLAGLRGVDADIVRAAEIDGASKFTIYRRIIIPLMRPVFLSAFVVLAHLAIKSYDLVIALTGGGPGKATELPATFMYSYTFTRNLMGIGASSAIIMLAMVFSIIVPYLYSELRANSRTER, from the coding sequence ATGCGAGAGCGTCTTCAAGGCTGGATGCCCAAACTGGTGCTCGCACCGAGCTTCGCGCTGATCCTCTTTTTCGTGTACGGGTTCATCCTGTACACCGGCTACCTCTCGGTGTCCGACTCGAAGATGCTGCCGTCCTACGGCTTCGTCGGGCTTGAGAACTACGAGAAGCTCTGGAAACTCCGGCACTGGAAAGGCTCGCTGAGCAACCTCGCGGTCTTCGGCACGCTGTACATCCTGATCTGCAGCGTGCTCGGCCTGCTGCTCGCGATCCTGCTCGACCAGAAAATCCGCGCTGAAGGCGTGCTGCGGCCGATCTACCTCTACCCGATGGCGCTGTCGTTCATCGTCACCGGCACCGCGTGGAAATGGTTTCTGGACCCGGGCATCGGCCTTGAGCACACCCTGCAGCAATGGGGCTGGGAGAGTTTCGAATTCAAGTGGATCAAGAGCCGCACGCACGCCATCTACACCGTCGTGATCGCCGCCGTCTGGCAGAGTTCGGGCTTCGTCATGGCGATGTTTCTCGCTGGCCTCCGCGGCGTCGACGCCGACATCGTGCGGGCCGCCGAAATCGACGGTGCGTCGAAGTTCACGATCTACCGACGCATCATCATTCCGCTGATGCGGCCGGTCTTCCTGTCGGCGTTCGTGGTGCTCGCCCACCTCGCGATCAAGTCCTATGACCTGGTGATCGCGCTGACCGGCGGCGGCCCGGGCAAAGCAACCGAGCTACCGGCCACCTTCATGTACTCCTACACCTTCACCCGCAACCTCATGGGCATCGGTGCGTCCAGCGCGATCATCATGCTCGCGATGGTGTTTTCGATCATAGTGCCGTACCTGTATTCAGAGTTGCGGGCGAACAGCCGAACGGAGCGCTGA
- a CDS encoding YbiU family protein, with amino-acid sequence MSDTPFNPGPFIAAAKRELTNNNNVKAHFEAMRDVARRRVDAITDTHAKTGAVVPEVSFDRIRSNSVSDEDIAAIRSHGCVIVRGVFDTKQAEDWNAELGSYLATNEYEARAKEKAGLDNYFGDLKDAKPQIFGVYWSKPQVQARQAESMAVTKRFLNGLWDTDAPAGQEFDPNHDYSYADRTRRRAPGDTTLGLSPHMDAGSYERWVDPAFQKIYADVFAGRAERYDPWRAAYRTQTREFSSPAVSSMFRTFQGWTALTEQGPGDGTLELLPMVDAIGYVLLRALQDDVPEDELCLARPGRALGVDTTWHADIMPGIVPIQTVAPGDTVWWHPDVVHAVGNEHNGDDFASVIYIGASPACGKNRAYALRQSASFLSGRSAPDFAAEDYEVNFEGRATESDLTELGRAQLALDA; translated from the coding sequence ATGTCTGACACCCCTTTCAACCCCGGTCCGTTCATCGCCGCAGCCAAACGCGAGCTCACGAACAACAACAACGTCAAGGCCCATTTCGAGGCGATGCGCGATGTGGCACGCCGCCGTGTGGATGCCATCACCGACACGCACGCCAAGACGGGTGCTGTGGTGCCGGAGGTGTCGTTTGACCGGATTCGATCGAACAGCGTGTCGGACGAGGACATTGCTGCCATTCGGTCGCACGGCTGCGTCATTGTGCGGGGCGTGTTCGACACCAAGCAGGCCGAGGACTGGAACGCCGAGCTCGGCAGTTACCTCGCCACCAACGAGTACGAGGCACGGGCGAAAGAGAAAGCCGGGCTCGACAACTACTTCGGCGACCTCAAGGACGCCAAGCCGCAGATCTTCGGTGTCTACTGGTCGAAGCCGCAGGTGCAGGCGCGTCAGGCCGAGTCGATGGCCGTGACCAAACGCTTCCTCAACGGGCTCTGGGACACCGACGCACCGGCGGGCCAGGAGTTCGACCCGAACCACGACTACAGCTACGCCGACCGCACGCGCCGGCGGGCACCCGGCGATACCACACTGGGGCTGTCACCGCACATGGACGCAGGCTCCTACGAGCGCTGGGTCGACCCGGCCTTCCAGAAGATCTACGCCGACGTCTTCGCGGGCCGGGCCGAGCGGTACGACCCGTGGCGCGCAGCCTACCGCACCCAGACGCGCGAATTCTCCTCGCCGGCGGTGAGTTCCATGTTTCGCACCTTCCAGGGCTGGACCGCGCTGACCGAGCAGGGGCCGGGCGACGGCACACTCGAGTTGCTGCCGATGGTCGACGCGATCGGCTACGTGTTGCTGCGGGCCCTGCAGGATGACGTGCCCGAGGACGAGCTCTGCCTGGCGCGGCCCGGGCGTGCGCTTGGGGTGGACACCACCTGGCACGCCGACATCATGCCGGGCATCGTGCCGATCCAGACCGTCGCGCCCGGCGACACCGTTTGGTGGCACCCCGATGTGGTGCACGCGGTCGGCAACGAACACAACGGCGATGACTTCGCGAGCGTGATCTACATCGGCGCGAGTCCGGCCTGCGGCAAGAACCGCGCGTACGCCCTGCGTCAGAGTGCGAGTTTCCTGAGTGGCCGCAGTGCGCCCGACTTCGCCGCCGAGGACTATGAGGTGAACTTCGAAGGGCGTGCGACCGAGTCGGATCTCACCGAGTTGGGTCGGGCACAGCTCGCGCTCGACGCCTGA
- a CDS encoding winged helix-turn-helix transcriptional regulator: protein MDTLFLVNLCARSWAVTALALIARGTVARTSPLAAAAGCGRTAMTASVEHLVSLGLLEANPGYGHPLRPAYRLTPAGARVAAWAETLDSAVPPAVDRALLRGKWTLAVLHCLDRERRFGELRATLQPVTDRALSASLGRLAAERWVTRQVSTHTAPPSVLYRVRPSHEPLVRQLHRLPAVA from the coding sequence ATGGACACTTTATTCCTCGTCAATTTGTGCGCGCGCAGTTGGGCCGTGACGGCCCTGGCGCTGATCGCACGCGGCACGGTCGCCCGCACCTCACCCCTTGCCGCTGCCGCCGGCTGCGGTCGCACGGCGATGACCGCCAGCGTCGAGCACCTCGTGTCGCTTGGCCTGCTGGAGGCGAACCCGGGCTACGGTCACCCCTTGCGCCCGGCGTACCGGTTGACCCCGGCGGGTGCGCGCGTGGCCGCGTGGGCGGAGACGCTCGATTCGGCGGTGCCCCCAGCCGTCGACCGCGCGCTGTTGCGCGGCAAGTGGACCCTCGCCGTGCTGCACTGCCTCGACCGTGAACGCCGCTTCGGGGAATTGCGGGCCACACTCCAGCCGGTGACCGACCGTGCGCTCTCGGCCAGCCTGGGTCGCCTCGCGGCCGAGCGGTGGGTGACGCGGCAGGTGTCCACGCACACGGCGCCGCCGAGCGTGCTGTACCGCGTGCGCCCGAGCCACGAGCCACTCGTGCGCCAACTCCACCGGCTCCCCGCGGTAGCCTGA
- a CDS encoding ABC transporter substrate-binding protein — MTVSKWAGKTALALSIGLATAGANAADVEVLHWWTSGGEAAALDVLKQDLESQGVGWQDMPVAGGGGEAAMTTLRARVTAGNAPTAVQMLGFDITDWAKEGALGNLNSVASEEGWDDVVPTALQAFAKHDGNWISAPVNVHSTNWVWINKAALDAAGGKAPESWDELVAVMDAMKANGITPLAHGGQAWQEATIFDAVVLSMGNDFYQKSMIELDPAALGGDTMVEVFDRMATLRSYVDDNFSGRDWNLASAMVIEGQAGMQMMGDWAKGEFLKAGQTPGTDFVCIRFPGTQGSVTFNSDQFAMFGQGDGDTDAQLKMAASIMNPTFQSAFNVVKGSVPARTDVPSDDFDDCGKKGMQDLADANSNGSLFGSMAHGHAAPAAIKNALYDVVTQHFNGDMSSAEAAEELVNSIEAAM; from the coding sequence ATGACCGTTTCAAAATGGGCCGGTAAAACCGCGCTGGCGCTCAGCATCGGGCTGGCGACGGCAGGGGCCAACGCGGCTGACGTCGAGGTCTTGCACTGGTGGACATCGGGCGGTGAAGCCGCTGCCCTCGACGTTCTCAAGCAGGACCTGGAGTCCCAAGGTGTGGGCTGGCAGGACATGCCGGTGGCCGGCGGCGGCGGTGAAGCCGCGATGACCACCCTGCGCGCACGCGTCACCGCGGGCAACGCACCGACGGCCGTGCAGATGCTCGGCTTCGACATCACCGACTGGGCCAAAGAAGGCGCGCTCGGCAACCTCAACAGCGTCGCCAGCGAAGAGGGCTGGGATGACGTGGTGCCGACTGCGCTGCAGGCCTTCGCCAAGCACGACGGCAACTGGATTTCCGCCCCGGTCAACGTCCACTCGACCAACTGGGTGTGGATCAACAAGGCCGCACTCGACGCCGCCGGCGGCAAGGCCCCGGAGAGCTGGGATGAGCTCGTCGCCGTCATGGACGCGATGAAAGCCAACGGCATCACCCCGCTCGCGCACGGCGGCCAGGCCTGGCAGGAGGCGACCATTTTCGACGCCGTCGTGCTGTCGATGGGCAACGACTTCTACCAGAAGTCGATGATCGAACTGGACCCGGCGGCACTCGGCGGCGACACGATGGTCGAGGTCTTCGACCGCATGGCCACCCTGCGCTCCTACGTCGATGACAACTTCTCCGGCCGCGACTGGAACCTCGCGTCCGCGATGGTCATCGAGGGCCAGGCGGGCATGCAGATGATGGGCGACTGGGCCAAGGGCGAGTTCCTCAAGGCCGGTCAGACCCCGGGCACCGACTTCGTCTGCATCCGCTTCCCCGGCACCCAGGGTTCGGTCACGTTCAACTCTGACCAGTTCGCGATGTTCGGCCAGGGCGACGGTGACACCGATGCGCAGCTCAAGATGGCCGCCTCGATCATGAACCCGACCTTCCAGTCGGCCTTCAACGTGGTCAAAGGCTCCGTGCCGGCGCGCACCGACGTGCCGAGCGACGACTTCGACGACTGCGGCAAGAAAGGCATGCAGGATCTCGCCGACGCCAACAGCAACGGCTCCCTGTTCGGTTCGATGGCGCACGGTCACGCGGCACCCGCGGCGATCAAGAACGCGCTCTACGACGTGGTGACCCAGCACTTCAACGGCGACATGTCGAGCGCCGAAGCGGCTGAAGAGCTGGTCAACAGCATCGAAGCTGCGATGTAA
- a CDS encoding aminotransferase class V-fold PLP-dependent enzyme, which yields MTVPLDLDFVRAQFPAFAEPTLKGQAHFENAGGSYACGQVIDRLHRYYCATKVQPYHPFPAAAEAGAQMDAAYTALARYLNVDVDEVHIGPSTTQNTYVLARAMATGLLVPGDELIVTNQDHEANGGSWRRLAERGVVVREWRVDAQTGELDPAELDDLMTERTRLLCFPHCSNIVAHVNPVAAICARARAAGVATVVDGVSYAGHGLPDVDALGCDVYLFSLYKVYGPHQGVMAVRRGFAERLDNQSHFFNAGETRKRLVPAGPDHAQVAASAGVAAYFDALDAHHGGADDDGRPARVRALLHAAETRLLGGLLDAVTRVPGLRLLGPGDAARRAPTVSLATPGRDPVALARALGERGVMCAGGHFYSYRTVEALGLDPSEGVLRLSFVHYTSDAEVDQAIAALDAVMHA from the coding sequence GTGACCGTCCCGCTTGACCTCGACTTCGTGCGCGCCCAGTTTCCCGCCTTCGCCGAACCCACGCTCAAGGGCCAGGCACACTTCGAGAACGCCGGCGGTTCCTATGCCTGTGGGCAGGTGATCGACCGCCTGCACCGCTACTACTGCGCGACCAAGGTGCAGCCCTACCACCCGTTTCCCGCGGCAGCGGAGGCCGGGGCGCAGATGGACGCGGCCTACACCGCGTTGGCGCGCTACCTGAACGTCGACGTCGACGAGGTGCACATCGGCCCATCGACCACCCAGAACACCTACGTGCTGGCCCGGGCCATGGCGACCGGCCTGCTCGTGCCCGGCGACGAGCTCATCGTCACCAACCAGGACCACGAGGCCAACGGTGGCAGTTGGCGACGGTTGGCCGAGCGCGGGGTGGTGGTGCGGGAGTGGCGGGTGGATGCCCAGACCGGGGAGCTCGACCCGGCGGAGCTCGACGACCTGATGACCGAGCGCACGCGGTTGCTCTGTTTCCCGCACTGTTCGAACATCGTCGCGCACGTGAACCCGGTCGCGGCGATTTGCGCCCGCGCCCGCGCGGCGGGGGTTGCGACGGTTGTCGACGGCGTGTCCTACGCCGGCCACGGCCTGCCGGACGTCGACGCACTGGGTTGCGACGTGTACCTGTTCTCGCTCTACAAGGTGTACGGCCCACACCAGGGGGTGATGGCGGTGCGGCGCGGGTTTGCGGAACGGCTGGACAACCAGAGCCATTTCTTCAACGCCGGCGAGACGCGCAAGCGGCTGGTGCCCGCCGGGCCGGATCACGCGCAGGTCGCTGCCTCCGCTGGTGTGGCAGCGTACTTCGATGCGCTTGACGCACACCACGGCGGGGCGGACGACGATGGGCGGCCGGCACGCGTGCGGGCGCTCCTGCACGCGGCCGAAACACGCTTGCTCGGCGGCCTGCTCGACGCGGTCACCCGCGTGCCGGGGCTGCGGCTGCTCGGGCCCGGTGACGCCGCGCGCCGCGCGCCGACGGTGTCGCTCGCGACGCCGGGCCGTGACCCGGTGGCGCTGGCGCGCGCGCTCGGGGAGCGTGGGGTGATGTGCGCAGGCGGCCACTTCTACTCGTACCGCACGGTCGAGGCGCTCGGCCTGGACCCGAGCGAGGGCGTTTTGCGGTTGTCCTTTGTGCACTACACCAGCGACGCCGAGGTGGATCAGGCGATTGCGGCGTTGGACGCGGTGATGCACGCGTGA